A portion of the Lolium rigidum isolate FL_2022 chromosome 1, APGP_CSIRO_Lrig_0.1, whole genome shotgun sequence genome contains these proteins:
- the LOC124670722 gene encoding origin of replication complex subunit 1-like: MDLSATPTRSNSKTKFSPSKTTAASAAAQMEFSTPSKPTPRRRSKSMASPPPMSPATPSTVRRSRRLLETPTKDLPETPAKDLAATPVKPKPTPTLKRKRAAPSPKTPSQAEPKRQRRLPKQRAYYRKVVYDGGEFAVGDDVYLKRQEGAESDVEDPEQEECRVCFRTSGGVMVECDACLGGFHLRCVRPPLRRVPEGDWACPYCEAERAGRAIDRPKPPAGKRIRRTAKEKLLSSDLWAARIESLRREPDGAFWAKVRWYIIPEETAAGRQPHNLRRELYRSNDIGDIEMETILRHCFVMSPKEFRDATNEGDDVFYCEYEYDVHWHNFKRLADIDDEPETKEDPSDEPYNADNDYVSDTDEDSEYDEEDEPATRYVARKNLSHGLAANSRTGRIYGLQKIGIRKIPEHVRCHQKTALEKAKATLLLATLPKSLPCRDKEMEEISTFVKDAICNDQCLGRCLYIHGVPGTGKTMSVLAVMRRLRSEFDSGALRPYCFIEINGLKLASPENIYKVIYEQLSGHRVGWKKALHYLTEHFSDGIKIGKQANQPIVLLIDELDLLLTRNQSVLYNILDWPTKPNSNLVIIGIANTMDLPEKLFPRISSRMGIQRLCFGPYNYRQLQEIITSRLKGIDAFEDQAIEFASRKVAAMSGDARRALEICRRAAEFADYRVKQLQQVGQTPSPGGNGAVCMGDIEDAIQEVFQAPHIQVMKNCPKFGKIILAAMVHELYRSGLGEVLFDKLASTVFSWCHANRELLPGYDTLLKICCKLGESKIVLCEEGTKHKLQKLQLNYPSDDVTFALKESPDLPWLSKYL; encoded by the exons ATGGATCTCTCCGCCACCCCGACTAGATCCAATTCCAAGACCAAATTCTCTCCATCGAagaccaccgccgcctccgccgccgcccagatGGAGTTCTCCACCCCGTCCAAGCCTACGCCCAGGCGGAGGTCCAAATCCatggcctcgccgccgccgatgtCTCCGGCGACGCCCTCCACCGTCCGCAGATCCCGCCGCCTCCTGGAGACCCCCACCAAGGACCTCCCGGAGACCCCCGCCAAGGACCTCGCGGCGACCCCGGTGAAGCCCAAGCCCACGCCCACCCTCAAGCGGAAGCGGGCCGCGCCGTCGCCCAAAACCCCGAGCCAGGCCGAGCCCAAGCGGCAGAGGCGGCTGCCGAAGCAGAGGGCGTACTACCGCAAGGTGGTGTACGACGGCGGGGAGTTCGCCGTCGGAGACGACGTGTACCTGAAGCGCCAGGAGGGGGCGGAGTCGGATGTGGAGGACCCAGAGCAGGAGGAGTGCCGCGTGTGCTTCCGCACCAGCGGCGGGGTCATGGTGGAGTGCGACGCGTGCCTCGGCGGGTTCCATCTGAGGTGCGTGCGCCCGCCCCTGCGGCGTGTGCCCGAGGGGGATTGGGCGTGCCCATACTGTGAAGCCGAGCGTGCGGGGAGGGCGATTGACAGACCCAAGCCGCCCGCTGGGAAGAGGATCAGGAGGACAGCCAAAGAGAAGCTTCTCTCCAGCGATTTATGGGCTGCACGCATTGAGAG TTTACGGAGGGAGCCAGATGGAGCATTCTGGGCAAAGGTGAGGTGGTACATTATTCCTGAAGAGACCGCAGCAGGAAGGCAGCCACATAATTTGCGGAGAGAGCTCTATCGTAGTAATGATATTGGAGACATTGAG ATGGAAACTATCCTTAGACATTGTTTTGTCATGAGCCCCAAAGAGTTCAGGGATGCCACTAATGAAGGAGATGATGTATTTTATTGTGAATATGAGTATGATGTACATTGGCATAATTTTAAGCGGCTGGCAGATATTGATGATGAACCTGAG acaaaagaagatCCCAGCGACGAGCCTTACAATGCTGATAATGATTATGTCAGTGATACTGACGAAGATTCAGAATATGATGAGGAGGATGAACCGGCCACACGTTACGTGGCCAGAAAGAACCTATCTCATGGATTGGCTGCT AATTCACGGACAGGGAGGATATATGGCCTGCAAAAGATTGGGATCCGGAAAATACCTGAGCATGTTCGGTGCCATCAAAAGACTGCTCTGGAGAAGGCGAAAGCTACGCTGTTATTGGCTACTCTTCCCAAGTCATTGCCTTGCAGGGATAA AGAAATGGAGGAGATATCTACATTTGTGAAGGATGCAATTTGCAATGACCAATGTCTAGGACGCTGCCTGTACATTCATGGTGTGCCTGGTACTGGCAAG ACTATGAGTGTACTTGCAGTCATGAGGAGGTTGAGATCTGAATTTGATTCTGGAGCTCTGAGGCCTTATTGTTTTATAGAAATCAATGGTCTCAAATTAGCTTCTCCAGagaatatctacaag GTTATATATGAACAGTTGAGTGGGCATAGGGTTGGATGGAAAAAAGCTCTTCATTATTTAACCGAGCACTTTTCAGATGGCATTAAAATCGGAAAGCAAGCAAaccaaccaattgttttgctcattGATGAGCTTGATCTTCTTTTGACAAGAAATCAGTCG GTGCTGTATAACATCCTTGATTGGCCCACCAAGCCAAATTCAAACCTAGTTATTATAG GTATAGCAAACACAATGGATCTTCCAGAAAAGCTATTTCCTCGCATCTCAAGTAGGATGGGTATTCAAAGGCTGTGTTTTGGCCCTTATAATTATCGTCAACTGCAAGAAATCATAACAAGCCGTCTTAAGGGTATCGATGCCTTTGAAGATCAAGCTATTGAATTTGCTTCTAGAAAG GTAGCTGCTATGTCTGGCGATGCTAGGCGTGCCTTAGAAATTTGTAGACGCGCTGCAGAGTTTGCAGATTACCGTGTTAAACAACTACAACAAGTTGGACAGACTCCATCTCCAGGAG GAAATGGTGCTGTTTGCATGGGTGATATAGAAGACGCGATTCAAGAAGTTTTTCAGGCACCACATATTCAA GTAATGAAGAACtgcccaaaatttggaaaaattatATTGGCTGCTATGGTTCACGAATTATACAGAAGTGGCCTAGGCGAAGTATTATTTGATAAG CTAGCATCGACTGTTTTCTCTTGGTGCCACGCCAATAGAGAACTATTGCCTGGATATGACACTCTCCTGAAAATCTG TTGCAAGCTTGGTGAGAGCAAGATAGTTCTCTGTGAGGAAGGCACTAAGCATAAGTTGCAGAAGCTGCAGCTCAACTACCCAAG CGACGATGTGACCTTTGCACTCAAGGAGTCCCCAGATCTTCCTTGGTTGTCTAAGTACCTGTAA
- the LOC124706472 gene encoding trimethylguanosine synthase-like — MAKGNATPPIARRRANAVTLLPTNVPHRFLRLLAAIPKIVRRRRRQRSLIAVSPSFRPPLRTSEKPRCGIQSRTPSPTPTREVEAPPKPKRPEAEQPPQEEPAAAAAAGKYWAHRHSLFSLYDRGVLMDAEGWYSATPEAIAAAQAARASPAGLVVDAFAGVGGNSIQFAARGCYVVAVEIDPRKVELARHNARIYGVEDMIEFVVGDFFRLAPSLKADLVFLSPPWGGPSYNQTPIYTLDMLKPKDGYTLFQAAQKIARNIIMFLPRNVDIVQVEELSWLCSPPLDFESEENYVQHRFKGITAYFGNAAR; from the exons ATGGCAAAAGGCAACGCCACACCACCCATCGCTCGCCGCCGGGCCAACGccgtgacactcctccccaccaatGTGCCCCACCGCTTCCTTCGCCTGCTGGCCGCCATCCCGAAAATcgtccgccgtcgccgtcgccagcgCAGCCTCATCGCCGTCTCCCCCTCCTTCCGGCCGCCGCTCCGGACCTCCGAGAAGCCTAGATGCGGAATCCAATCCCGAACCCCTTCGCCGACCCCGACCCGCGAGGTCGAGGCGCCGCCGAAGCCGAAGCGCCCGGAGGCGGAGCAGCCGCCGCAAGAGgagcccgccgctgccgctgccgcgggCAAGTACTGGGCTCACCGGCACAGCCTCTTCTCCCTGTACGACCGCGGCGTGCTGATGGACGCCGAGGGCTGGTACTCGGCCACCCCGGAGGCCATCGCCGCCGCGcaggccgcccgcgcctcccccGCCGGCCTCGTCGTCGACGCGTTCGCCGGCGTCGGCGGCAACTCCATCCAGTTCGCAGCCAG GGGTTGCTACGTGGTCGCGGTGGAGATCGATCCCCGCAAGGTGGAGCTGGCGAGGCACAACGCCAGGATCTACGGCGTGGAGGACATGATCGAGTTCGTGGTCGGCGATTTCTTCCGGCTCGCGCCTTCCTTAAAG GCAGATTTGGTGTTCCTTTCACCACCATGGGGAGGGCCATCATACAATCAGACTCCTATTTACACCCTCGATATGTTGAAGCCAAAAGATGG GTACACGTTATTTCAAGCAGCTCAGAAAATAGCCCGTAATATCATCATGTTTTTGCCACGAAATGTGGACATAGTCCAAGTAGAGGAGCTATCCTGGTTGTGTTCTCCTCCCTTAGATTTTGAG AGTGAAGAGAACTATGTGCAACACAGATTCAAAGGAATTACTGCGTATTTTGGAAATGCAGCACGGTGA